A section of the Haliaeetus albicilla chromosome 6, bHalAlb1.1, whole genome shotgun sequence genome encodes:
- the HSPA13 gene encoding heat shock 70 kDa protein 13 — protein MAGQMAVLGSAILALLLAGYLAQQYLPMPTPKVIGIDLGTTYCSVGVFLPGTGKVKVIADENGHNSIPSIVSFTDREVYVGYDGLELADSNPQNTIYDAKRFIGKIFTSEELKNESSRYPFKIFNNNGSAEFSVTTNETFRITPEHVGSQLLLKLKRMAEGYLGMPVSKAVISVPAEFDERQRNSTIKAANLAGLNVLRVINEPTAAAMAYGLHKADVFNVLVVDLGGGTLDVSLLNKQGGMFLTRAMAGNNKLGGQDFNQRLMLYLYDQLHQMYGSLPTRKEETHRLRQAVEAVKLNLTVHEAATLRVLLTMPERKLIKELPESEVKTNTVLKGKPSQRTKELKNLGDTSKVENNFVKVVFETEISRKLFEMLNEDLFEKILVPIEQVLKEGHLHKAEVDEIVLVGGSTRIPQIRKVIRDFFGKEPNTSVDPDLAVVMGVAIQAGIVGGSWPLQVSAIEIPNKHLQKTNFN, from the exons GTTCAGCTATTCTGGCTCTCTTGTTAGCTGGCTATCTAGCACAGCAATATTTACCGATGCCTACACCAAAAGTAATTGGGATTGACCTTGGCACAACTTACTGCTCTGTTGGTGTCTTTCTTCCTGGAACAGGGAAGGTGAAAGTTATTGCAGATGAAAATGGGCACAACAGCATACCAAGTATAGTCTCTTTCACAGACAGAGAGGTGTATGTAGGATATGATGGCCTAGAACTGGCTGATTCAAATCCTCAGAACACCATATATGATGCAAAAAGATTCATTGGGAAAATCTTCActtcagaagaactgaaaaatgaaagtagCAGGTATCCCTTTAAG ATTTTCAACAACAATGGATCAGCTGAATTTTCTGTGACAACTAATGAAACCTTTCGCATCACTCCAGAGCATGTTGGCTCTCAGCTGCTACTGAAATTGAAGAGAATGGCAGAAGGCTATCTTGGCATGCCCGTTTCGAAGGCAGTCATCTCTGTGCCAGCAGAGTTTGATGAAAGGCAACGGAATTCTACCATTAAGGCAGCTAACCTTGCAG GGCTAAATGTTTTGAGAGTAATCAATGAACCCACAGCTGCAGCTATGGCTTATGGACTCCACAAAGCTGACGTGTTTAATGTTCTGGTGGTGGATTTGGGTGGAGGAACTTTGGATGTGTCTCTGTTGAACAAGCAGGGAGGGATGTTCCTCACACGAGCCATGGCAG GTAACAACAAACTTGGAGGACAGGATTTTAATCAGAGGTTGATGCTGTATTTATATGATCAGCTCCATCAAATGTATGGTTCTCTGccaacaagaaaagaagaaacacatcGTCTCAGACAGGCTGTGGAAGCAGTTAAATTAAATCTGACTGTTCACGAGGCAGCTACACTAAGGGTGTTGTTGACtatgccagaaaggaagctTATAAAAGAACTTCCAGAAAGTGAGGTAAAAACAAACACTGTGCTAAAAGGCAAGCCTTCACAAAGaacaaaagagctgaaaaatcttGGAGACACTTCAAAAGTAGAGAACAACTTTGTCAAAGTTGTGTTTGAAACAGAAATCTCTAGGAAACTATTTGAGATGTTAAATGAGGACCTTTTTGAGAAGATTCTTGTGCCAATTGAACAAGTGTTGAAGGAAGGCCACCTACACAAAGCAGAAGTAGATGAAATTGTGTTAGTTGGAGGCTCCACCCGGATTCCTCAAATACGCAAAGTTATTCGGGATTTCTTTGGAAAGGAACCTAACACCTCGGTAGATCCTGATCTAGCAGTTGTAATGGGCGTAGCTATCCAAGCAGGAATTGTTGGTGGGTCCTGGCCTCTTCAAGTCAGCGCTATAGAAATTCCTAATAAGCATTTACAGAAGActaattttaactga